CTACGGCGAGGACCGGACGCGGTTGCTGCGCGAGGTGCTGTCCGCGGTCCGGGAGGCCGCCGGGGACGGCGTCGTGGGGCTGCGGCTGAGCTGCGACGAACTCGCCCCGTGGGCGGGCATCACCCCGGAGCGGGCGACCGGCGTCGCCCGCGCGGTGGCGGACCGCGTCGACTACCTCGCGGTGGTGCGCGGGTCGGCGATGGCGACCTCAGCGACCCGACCGGACCTGCACACCGAACCCGGTTTCAACGTCGAACTCTGCCGCCGGGTCCGCGACGCCGTGCACGGGTGCGAGCACCCGCCACTCGTGGTCCTGCAGGGCAGCGTCGTGGACCCGGCCCAGGCGCAGCGGGCCCTGGACGACGGGGTCGCGGACCTGGTCGAGATGACCCGCGCGCAGATCGCCGAACCCCGGCTGGTCGAGCTGGTCCGGTCCGGCCGCGCGGAGCAGGTCCGGCCGTGCCTGCTGTGCAACCAGAAGTGCCGGGTGCGGGACGACCGCAACCCGATCGTCTCCTGCGTCGTCGAGCCGTTCAGCGGCCACGAGGCCACCGAGGAGGTCGGCACCGCTGCGGCTCCGCGTGAGGTGCTCGTCGTCGGCGGTGGCCCGGCCGGGTTGGAAGCCGCGCGCGTGCTGGCGCAGCAGGGGCACGCGGTGGAGATCGTGGAACGCGCGGACCGGCTCGGCGGGGCGGTGCTGCTCGCGGCGGAGGTGGCGGGCCGGCAGCGGCTGCGCCGCATCACCGACTGGCTGGAGGCCGAGGTCCGCCGCCTCGGCGTGCGCGTCACCCTCGGCACGGAGGTCACCGACGCGGACCTCCTCGGCCGGGACGCGGTGGTCGCGACCGGGTCGGTGCCGGGGCCGCGTCCCTACCGCGAGCTCGGCGGCACCGTCCTCGACGTCACCGAGGTGCTGGCGGGCGAGGTGCTGCCGGAGGGGCCGGTCGTGGTGTTCGACCCGGTCGGTGACGCGGTGGGCGTCGGGGTCGCCGAGCTGTTCGCCGCGCGGGGCCGGGAGACCGCCCTCGTCACCCAGGACCAGGTCGTGGGCACCCAGCTCGCCCTGACCGGGGACCTGGCCGACGCCAACGCGCGGCTGCAGCGCGCGGGGGTGCGGCTGGAGAAGCGCTCCCTGCTGCGCGAGGTGCACCCCGACCACGTGGTGCTGGAGGACGTCTTCACCGCCGAGCGCCGGGACGCGCCCTGCGCCGTCGTTGTCCACTGTGGACACCGGTTGCCGAACGCGGAGCCGGCCGGTGCGGTGCGCGCCGGGGACTGCGTGGCGCCCCGCACGATCCACGAAGCCGTCCTGGAGGGCCGCCGCGCCGCGCACCGGGTCACCGCGCTGGAGGGGGTGCGATGAGCGAGTACCGCTACCTGTTCTCACCGCTGCGCCTCGGCCCGCTGACCCTGCGCAACCGGATCGTCTTCTCCGCGCACCTGACGAACTACGCCCACGACGGGCTCCCCACCGAGCAGCACGCCGCCTACTACGCGGCGCGCGCCGCGGGCGGTGCCGGGCTGGTCATCACCGAGGAGCACTCGACCCACCCGACCGACTGGCCCTACGAGAAGCTGATCCACGGCTTCCGGCCCGAGGTGGTGCCCGGCTACCGGCAGATCACCGAGGCCGTCCACGCCCACGACGTCCCGGTCCTCGCGCAGCTCAACCACAACGGCGGGCAGGCGTCCTCGATGTACTCGCGGCTGCCGGTGTGGGCGCCGTCGCCGGTGCCGGACCCGATGTTCCGCGAGGTGCCCAAGGCGATCGACGCGCACGAGATCGCCGAGGTCGTCGCCGGGTACGGCACCGTGGCCGGGCACTGCGCGGACGGCGGTTTCGACGGTGTCGAACTGCAGTGCTCGCACTCCTCGATCGTGCGCGGGTTCCTCTCCCCGGCGACGAACACCCGCACCGACGCCTACGGCGGTGCGCTGGCCAACCGGGCGCGGATCCTGCTGGAGATCATCGACGTGGTCCGGGAGGCGATCGGCCCGGAGCGGGCCCTCGGCGTCCGGTTGTGCGGTGACGAGCTGATCGAGGGAGGCACCACCATCGACGAGGCCGTCGAGGTCGCACGGATGGTGGAGGCCACCGGCAAGGTCGACTACATCAACACCTCGATCGGCGTGGCCACCGCCACGCTCCACATGATCGAGGCGTCCATGACCGTGCCGCCCGGGTACGCGCTGTTCATCGCCAACGCCCTCCGCCGCGCGGTGGACCTGCCGGTGGTGGGCGTGGGCCGGATCAAGGACCCCGCGCAGGCCGAACGCGCGCTGGAGGAGGGGCACTGCGACCTGGTCGGCGTGGTGCGCGGCCAGATCGCCGACCCGGACTTCGCCGCCAAGGCCCGCTCCGGGCACCGCAACGACATCCGGACCTGCCTGTCCTGCAACCAGGAGTGCGTCGGGCGGATGGGCCTCAACCGCTGGCTCGGGTGCATCGAGAACCCGCGCACCGGCAAGGAGGCCACCGCGCTGCCCGTGCCGGGCGTCCGCAAGCGGGTGCTCGTCGTCGGCGGGGGACCGGCCGGTCTGCAGGCGGCGGCGACCGCCGCCGAGCGCGGCCACCACGTCACCCTGTTCGAGCGCGCCCCCACCACCGGCGGCCAGGTGGCGGTCGCGGCGAGCGTGCCCAGCCGCGCGGAGTTCCTCGACGTGGTGCGCAACCTCCGCGCGGAATGCGAGCGCAACGGTGTCGACGTCAAGACCGGCGTGAGCGCCACCGCGGAGATGCTGCGCGAGGAGCACCCCGACGTGGTCGTGCTGGCCACCGGCGCCCGCCCGCAGCCGGTCCACTGGGCCGGCGGTGCGGACCGGGTCGTCGACGTCCGCGACGTGCTGGAGCGGCGCGCCGAGCCCACGGGCGACGTGCTGGTGGTCGACGAACTCGGTTTCCACCAGGCGGCGTCGGTCGCCGAGTGGCTGGCCGACCGCGGCTGCCGGGTGCAGATCACCACCCCGGGCATGGTGGTGTGCCAGGACCTGGGCGTGACCCTGGACATGGAGACCTTCCAGCTCCGCGCGCACGCCAAGGGCATCGGGCAGCGCACCGACGAGGTCGTGGTGTCCGCCGTCGGCGAGCCCGGCGGCGTGGTCCTGCAGGTCCTCAAGCACACCACGGGGGAGACGACCGAGGAGCGCTTCGACTGGGTCGTCTGCGCGGTGCACCAGGAGCCCGAGGACGAGCTGTGGCACGCGCTCAAGGGCTCGGCGTTCGCGGTCCACCGCGTCGGCGACTGCGTCACGCCGCGCCGCGCGCACGCGGCGGTGGTGGAGGGACATCGAGTGGCGGTGGGACTGTGAGCGAGCTCCCCGACGTGCTGGCCGTCGTGGTGGTCCGCGACGGCGCGCTGCCCAGCGGCGCGGACGAAGCCGCCGCCGAGTGCGGGGGAGCGGTGCTGCTGGCCGGCACCGGAACCCGGTCGGCGGCCCGTGCGCTGACCGCAGCGAGGACGGTGTGGACGAGCGAGGTGCCGCGGGTGGCGCTCGGCGCGCTGGCCGCGGCGCTCGCCCCGGTGCTGCGCGACGTCGGCGTCGTGCTGCTCCCCGCGTCCCCCGACGGCCGCGACCTCGCGCCCCGGCTGGCGTTCTGCGCGGACCGCCCGCTGTTCGCCGGTGCGACCCGGTGCACCCCGACGCACGTCGAACTGTCCAGGGTGGACGACCGATTGGCGGTGGAGGTGCGGATCGACGGCCCGGCCGTGGTGACGCTCGAGCCCGGTGCGCGCGGGGTACCCGCCCCGGTGCCGCCCCCGGAACCGCGGGACCTGCCCGTGGAGCTGCCCGAGGACGTCCTCGACGCCGAGACCGTCGCGGTCCTCGACCCCGACCCGGAGACGGTCGAGCTCACCGAGGCGTCACGGATCCTCGGCGCGGGCGCGGGCCTGGTGCGGCCGGGCGAGGACGGCACCGCGGTGATGCGCACCCTCACCGAGGTCGCCGCCGCGCTCGGGGCCTCCGCCGGGGCGACCCGGGTGGTCACCGACGCCGGGTGGGCCGACCACGACCGCCAGATCGGCACCACCGGGGTGCTGGTCGACCCCGACCTCTACGTGGCGTTCGGCGTCTCGGGCGCGCCCCAGCACGTCGGCGGGCTCGGTCGCCCCCAGCACGTGGTCAGCGTCAACACCGACCCGTCGTGCCCGATGACGGCGATGGCGGACCTCGGCATCGTCGCCGACGCGCCCGAGGTCCTGCGCGAACTCGCGCGCCGACTGGACGGAGCCGCCGATGAGCGTTGAGCGGGTGGACGCGGTGGTCGTCGGCGCCGGACCGGCCGGTTCGGCGGCCGCGCTGGAGCTGGCCCGCGCCGGGCGCAGCGTCGTCCTGCTGGAGCGCGGCCCGTTCCCCGGCAGCAAGAACGTCTACGGCGGCGTCGTCCACGGTCGCGTCCTCGACGAGGTCCTGCCGAACTGGTGGGAGGAGGTGCCGGTGCAGCGCTGGGTCACCCGCCGCAGCACGGTGGTGCTCACCGACACCCAAGCGCTCAGCGTCGACTTCCGCACCCAGGACTGGGCGCACGCGCCGCACAACGGCATGACGACCTACCGCGCCGACTTCGACTCCTGGCTCGCGGGCAAGGCCGTGGCGGCCGGGGCGCAGCTGGTGACGTCCACAGTGGCCACCGAGCTGCTGCGCGAAGGAGGGCGTGTCGTCGGGGTCCGCACCGACCGGCCGGACGGTGACATCCGCGCCGAGGTCGTCATCGCCTGCGACGGTGTCAACTCGTTCCTGGCCAAGCAAGCCGGTCTGCTGCCCACCACCGACCCCGAGCACCACACCCTCGGCGTCAAGGAGACCCTCGCGCTGCCGCGCCGCAGCATCGAGGAGCGGTTCGGGCTGCGCGGCGACGAGGGCGCGGACTTCGAGGTCCTCGGCTGCACCGGCGGCATCCCGGGCGGCGGGTTCCTCTACACCAACCGGGACACCGTCAGCATCGGCGTGGTGCTGTCGCTGACCGGGCTGGCCGAGTCGGGTCGCCGTCCCGAGGACGTGCTCGCCGACTTCAAGGCCCACCCCGCGATCGCGCCCTACCTGCGCGGCTCGGAACTCGAGGAGTACTCGGCGCACCTCATCCCGGAAGGCGGCTACCGCAGCATGCCGCCGCTGAGCACCGACGGCATGCTCATCGCCGGGGACGCGGCGGCGATGTGCCTGGCCGCCGGGATCTGGCTGGAGGGCGTCAACTTCGCCATCGGTTCCGGGCTGGCCGCCGGGCGCGCGGCCGCCGACGCGATCGCCGCGGGCAGCCGCGACCTGAGCGGCTACCGCACGCGGCTGGAGGACGGCTTCGTCCTCACCGACCACCAGAACCTGCAGCGCGCACCCCGCCTGGTGCTCTCCGACCGGGTCCAGCGGCAGTACCCGAAGCTGCTGTGCGACCTGGCGCAGGAGGTCTTCACGGTCCGCAACCCGGAACCGAAACCAGGGCTGCGCAAGCTGTTCCGCCGCACCATCGCCCGCCACGGCCTCCGCCTGCGCGACCTCGCCGCGGACGCCTGGGCGGGGTTCCGGACCTTCGGCTGAGGAGCACGCATGTACCACGAGACGTCCTTCGCGGACCGGATGTCCACTGTGGAGTTCGACGTCGGGGAGCGCCCGCACATCACGGTCGACACCGAGGTCTGCCGGTCCTGCACCACCAAGGCGTGCGTCCCGGCGTGCCCGGCGAAGCTGTTCGTGCCCACCGACGACGGCGGGATCCTGTTCAACTACGAGCAGTGCTTCGAGTGCGGCACCTGCTACCAGCTGTGCAACTCCGCGGGCGCCATCACCTGGACCTACCCCGACGGCGGGCACGGCGTCGTGTTCCGGAAGGGCTGACATGCACATCGTCGCAGCGCTGAGCTGGTCCTGGCAGCGGGTCCGCGTGGACCCGCTCACCGGTGACCTCGACGCCGACCACCGGGGCGCCGGGGCCGCCGAGCTCGCGGCGCTCGAGCACGCCCTCCGGCTCGCCGACGAGCTGGACGGCTCGGTGCTGGCGGTGGTGGTCGGGCCACCGGAGGCGGACGAGGTGCTGCAGACCGCGCTGGCCGCCGGAGCCGACGACGCGGTCCGCGTCGAGCGCGACACCCCGCTCGAGCCCCGCTGGCTGGCGGCGAACGGGGCGGACACGGCGCGCGCGATCGCCGGCGCGTTGCCCACGACCCCGGACCTGGTGCTGTGCGGCGACCGGTCGTCCGACGGGGCGACCGGTGCGACACCGGCGTTCCTGGCCGCCCGCCTCGGTGCCGCCCAGGCGCTGGGCGTGGTCGAGCTGCAGACCGACGGGCGCGCGGTGCTCGCCCACCGGAGGCTGGACGGCGGCCGTCGGGAGGTCCTCCGCCTGCCCACCCCGGCGGTCGTCTCCGTCGAGGGCGGTGTGCGCCTGCGCCGGGCGAGCCTGCCTGCGGTGCTCGCCGCGCAGCGCGCCCCGATCCGCTCGGTGCCGTTCCAGGCCCGGCCGCAGCCGGTGGTCTCCGCGCGCCCGCGCCGCCCGCGGCCGCGGGAGCTGCCGCCGCCGTCGGGAGCTGCCGCGCACGACCGGATCGTGGAGCTGACCGGCGCGCTCGTCGAGCGCACCCCGCCGACGGTCGTCGGTCCGCTCCCACCGGCGGAGGCCGCCGACGCGCTGCTGGAGTACCTGCAGCGCCACGGCTACCACGAAAGGCCCCGAGGAGAGGAGAGCGCACCATGAGCCGGGTCGCGGTCGTCACCGGTGCGGCGCGCGGGATCGGTGCGGCGGTGGTCCGGCAGCTCGCCGGCAGCGGCTGGCGGGTGGTCGCGGTCGACGTCTGCGCGGACCTGCCCGGCGCCGACTACTCGCTGGGCACCCGCGAGCAGCTGCGGGAGCTGGCGGAGCAGTGGCCCGACGCGGTGCGCGACGTCGTCGCCGACGTCCGCGACGAGGCCGCCGTCCGGCGGGCCGTCGAGGTGGCCGTGACCGAGTTCGGGGGCGTCGACGCCGCGGTCGCCGCGGCCGCGGTCATGGCGGGCGGCCGGCCGCTGTGGGAGACCACCGACGAGGAGTGGGACGCGCTGTTCGACGTCGGCGTGCGGGGCGTGGCGAACCTGGCCCGCGCCACCGTGCCGGTGATGCTGGAGAAGCCGCAGCCGCGCACCGGCCGGTTCGTCGCGCTGGCGTCCTCGGCCGCGCACCGCGGCCTCTACCACCTCGCCGGGTACAACGCCGCCAAGCACGCCGTGGTCGGCCTCGTCCGCGGGCTGGCCACCGACCTGCGCGGCACCGGGATCACCGCCACCGCGGTCTCCCCGGGGTCGACCCGCACCGACATGCTCACCGCCACCGCGGCCTGCTACGACCTGGCCGACGTCGAGGAGTTCAGCCGGCACCAGCTCGTCGAGCGGCTGCTGGAACCGGAGGAGGTCGCGGCGGCGGTGTGCTGGCTGTGCGCGGAGGAGTCCTCGGCGATCACCGGCACCGTGGTGCACGCCGACGGAGGGTTCACCGCATGACGCTCCGCTTGGTGCCCGACCCGGGACTCCGCCGCTTCGCCTCCGGCCGCACCCTCGCCGGTGGGTCCCCGTTCCGCGTGCTCCGGCTGAGCACGGCGGGCGCGCTGCTGGTCGACCGGTGGTTGGCGGGCGAGCCGGTGACCACCGGTGCCGACCTGGCGCACCGCCTGGTCCGGGCGGGCATGGTGCACCCCCGCTACGAGCGGTCGGGGTTCGGCCCCGAGGACGTGACGCTGGTGCTGCCAGTGCGCGACGACCACCCCCAGGCCCCGGAGGGGGCGATCGTCGTGGACGACGGCTCCCGGCGCCCGGTCCCGGGCGCGGCGGTGCGGCACGAGGTGCCCCGCGGCCCCGCAGCGGCCCGCAACGCCGGGTTGGCGCTGGTCACCACACCGCTGGTGGCGTTCCTCGACGCCGACGTCCGGACCGGGCCGGGCTGGCTCGACCCGCTGCTGCGGCACTTCGAGGACCCCGACGTGGCGGCGGTGGCGCCCCGCGTCCGCAGCACCCCCGGTGCCACCGCGCTCGCCCGCTACGAGTCGGTCCGCTCGCCGCTGGACCTCGGCGACCAGCCGGCCGCGGTGCACCCGGGCGGCCGGATCAGCTACGTGCCCACGGCGGCGCTGGTGGCCCGTACCGAGGTGCTCCGTGAGGTGGGTGGGTTCGACGAGGGCCTCCGCTTCGGCGAGGACGTCGACCTGGTCTGGCGGCTGGCCCAGCACCACCAGGTGCGCTACGAACCCGCCGTCGAGGTGCACCACCAGCCGCGCCGGTCCTGGCGAGCCCTGCTGCGCCAGCGCTACGCCTACGGCACGTCCGCCGGGCCGCTCGCCGCCCGCCACGGCACCGCGGTCGCCCCGCTGCGGACCTCGCTGTGGAGCGCGGCCGCCTGGGCCCTGCTCGGCGCGCGGCGGCCCGGCCTGGCCCTGGCGGTCACCGGCGGCGCGGCGGCCCTGCTGGCCCGCAAGCTGCACCGCACCGGCGTCACCCCGGCCGAGTCGCTGCGCCTGGTGGCGCACGGGACCCTCGGCACGGGCCGCGCCCTGGCCGACGCGATCGGCAGGCCCTGGGCCCCGGTCGCGGTGCCCCTGCTGGCCGCGAGCCGCCGCGGGCGACGGGTGCTGGCCGCGGTGGCGCTGCGGCACCTGCTGGACTGGAGCCGCGAGCGCCCACCGCTGGACCCGGTGAGCTGGACCCTGGCCCGCCTCGCCGACGACGCCGCCTACGGCTGCGGAGTGCTCCGCGGCGCGCTCGGCGACCGCACCGCGGCCCCGCTGCTGCCGGTGCTCACCGACGTCGGCCGCCGCAGCAGCGTCCCGGTCTCGGGGGAGCAGCGGTGACCGACCTGGCGGACCTGACCTGGCCCGACCTCGCCGCCCCGGCCCTGCTGGCGGTGCCGGTGGGGGCGACCGAGCAGCACGGGCCCCACCTGCCCCTCACCGTGGACACCGAGATCGCGGTGGCCCTGTGCCGGCGGCTGGCCAGGGCCCGCCCGGTCCTGGTGGCCCCGCCGGTGGCCTACGGGTCGAGCGGCGAGCACGCGGGCTTCCCCGGGACCCTGTCGATCGGCCGGCGCGCGGTGGAGCTGCTCCTGGTGGAGCTGGTGCGCTCCGCGGACGCCCACGCCGGGGTCGTGCTGGTCTCGGCCCACGGCGGCAACGCGGAGCCGGTGGGGCGGGCGGTGCGCACCCTGCGCGCGGAGGGCCGCCGGGTCCTCGCCTGGTCGCCCCCGGGCAGGCCCGACGACACCCACGCGGGCCGCACCGAGACCTCGGTGATGCTGGCCCTGCGCCCCGCAGCCGTGCACCTCGACCGAGCGGAGCCTGGCGTGACGGCCCCGCTGCCGGACCTGCTGCCCACCCTCCGCGCGGGAGGCCTGGCGGCGGTGACCCCCAACGGCGTCCTCGGCGACCCCCGGGGCGCGAGCCCGGAGGAGGGCGAGCGGACCCTCGCGGGCTGGACCACCGCCCTCACTGCCGCTGTCGACGCCTGGACCTGCGACAACGCCGAAGGAGGGGGGTAGATGATCGCCCGTTCGGCGGTGCGGTAAGCTGTCGGCACACCCCAAGAGGTGAGTCGGGATGTAGCGCAGCTTGGTAGCGCACTTGACTGGGGGTCAAGGGGTCGTGGGTTCGAATCCCGCCATCCCGACGGAGCGAGGAGCCCGCCGACCAGAGGTCGGCGGGCTCCTTCGCGTGGGGCACGTGACCACGTCCACCCGTCGTACCGCTGGCGGGGACAGCCGGGGGACCAGCGTTGCCACCGCGTCGCCACGTCGGTGATCGAGTGGAGCCGAGACCCGACGCCGGTGAGTCACCTCAGTTCAGTGTGACGCTCGATCAGGTGGTCGACCGGGCACGCCGCTGTGGCTCGTTGCGCTGCACCGCTGAGCCGTCGAGTCGGGTCCGGTAGCTCGGGTTCGCGACCGCCAGCCGCTCGGCGGCGCCGCGGGCGATGAGGGCCGCCACCTCGGGTTTGTCGACGTCGACGCTGCCGGAGCGGATCGCCAGGGCGAGTTCGGCTTCGTCGGTGAAGCCGTTGTCCCGCAGGGCGCGGGCGTGCTGGGTGCGGGCGGAGGTGCCGCGGCGCCACTCGCGCTGGGCGGTCGACAGCACGTTGGCGGCGATCTTGGCGCGGTAGCGGGTGACCGGGTCGGCGTCCCGCGTGGCCTCGGTGACGAAGTCCTCGACCGCGCCGAGGAGTTCGCCCAGGTGCGGGCGGCCGTACAGGTCTTCCGGTGGTTCGTCGTCCTCGACGTCCGGCACGTCGGAGCCGGGCCAGTCGAAGGCTTCGAGCAGGTCGTGCTCGCACTCGGCGACACGTCGGCCGATCGCGAGCAGTTCCAGCCGGTTCTCCGGGTTGCTGTCGGCGCGAGCGGCCTGGTCGCGGCAGATCACCGCCCACTTGAGGGAACCGAAGACCT
This region of Saccharopolyspora hordei genomic DNA includes:
- a CDS encoding mycofactocin-coupled SDR family oxidoreductase; translation: MSRVAVVTGAARGIGAAVVRQLAGSGWRVVAVDVCADLPGADYSLGTREQLRELAEQWPDAVRDVVADVRDEAAVRRAVEVAVTEFGGVDAAVAAAAVMAGGRPLWETTDEEWDALFDVGVRGVANLARATVPVMLEKPQPRTGRFVALASSAAHRGLYHLAGYNAAKHAVVGLVRGLATDLRGTGITATAVSPGSTRTDMLTATAACYDLADVEEFSRHQLVERLLEPEEVAAAVCWLCAEESSAITGTVVHADGGFTA
- a CDS encoding mycofactocin system FadH/OYE family oxidoreductase 1 is translated as MSLVDRVRLGATEAPSRVLFGPHETNLGRGRALSDRHVAYYRARAAGGAGVVVTETASVHDSDWPYERAPLAAECGPGWAAIADACRPHGTVVLAGLGHAGSQGSSAFSQRALWAPSRVPDVVSRELPVEVEQDEIDALVAGFAAATRSAVRAGLHGVELEAGQFSLLRQFLSGLTNHRSDDYGEDRTRLLREVLSAVREAAGDGVVGLRLSCDELAPWAGITPERATGVARAVADRVDYLAVVRGSAMATSATRPDLHTEPGFNVELCRRVRDAVHGCEHPPLVVLQGSVVDPAQAQRALDDGVADLVEMTRAQIAEPRLVELVRSGRAEQVRPCLLCNQKCRVRDDRNPIVSCVVEPFSGHEATEEVGTAAAPREVLVVGGGPAGLEAARVLAQQGHAVEIVERADRLGGAVLLAAEVAGRQRLRRITDWLEAEVRRLGVRVTLGTEVTDADLLGRDAVVATGSVPGPRPYRELGGTVLDVTEVLAGEVLPEGPVVVFDPVGDAVGVGVAELFAARGRETALVTQDQVVGTQLALTGDLADANARLQRAGVRLEKRSLLREVHPDHVVLEDVFTAERRDAPCAVVVHCGHRLPNAEPAGAVRAGDCVAPRTIHEAVLEGRRAAHRVTALEGVR
- a CDS encoding mycofactocin-associated electron transfer flavoprotein beta subunit encodes the protein MHIVAALSWSWQRVRVDPLTGDLDADHRGAGAAELAALEHALRLADELDGSVLAVVVGPPEADEVLQTALAAGADDAVRVERDTPLEPRWLAANGADTARAIAGALPTTPDLVLCGDRSSDGATGATPAFLAARLGAAQALGVVELQTDGRAVLAHRRLDGGRREVLRLPTPAVVSVEGGVRLRRASLPAVLAAQRAPIRSVPFQARPQPVVSARPRRPRPRELPPPSGAAAHDRIVELTGALVERTPPTVVGPLPPAEAADALLEYLQRHGYHERPRGEESAP
- the mftF gene encoding mycofactocin biosynthesis glycosyltransferase MftF (Members of this protein family, MftF, are glycosyltransferases, members of PF00535 (glycosyl transferase family 2). The encoding gene is found as part of the mycofactocin cassette, in Mycobacterium tuberculosis, many other Actinobacteria, and occasional members of other lineages. Mycofactocin itself, a putative redox carrier, is a heavily modified derivative of the C-terminal Val-Tyr dipeptide of the mycofactocin precursor MftA (TIGR03969).); amino-acid sequence: MTLRLVPDPGLRRFASGRTLAGGSPFRVLRLSTAGALLVDRWLAGEPVTTGADLAHRLVRAGMVHPRYERSGFGPEDVTLVLPVRDDHPQAPEGAIVVDDGSRRPVPGAAVRHEVPRGPAAARNAGLALVTTPLVAFLDADVRTGPGWLDPLLRHFEDPDVAAVAPRVRSTPGATALARYESVRSPLDLGDQPAAVHPGGRISYVPTAALVARTEVLREVGGFDEGLRFGEDVDLVWRLAQHHQVRYEPAVEVHHQPRRSWRALLRQRYAYGTSAGPLAARHGTAVAPLRTSLWSAAAWALLGARRPGLALAVTGGAAALLARKLHRTGVTPAESLRLVAHGTLGTGRALADAIGRPWAPVAVPLLAASRRGRRVLAAVALRHLLDWSRERPPLDPVSWTLARLADDAAYGCGVLRGALGDRTAAPLLPVLTDVGRRSSVPVSGEQR
- a CDS encoding ferredoxin family protein, with amino-acid sequence MYHETSFADRMSTVEFDVGERPHITVDTEVCRSCTTKACVPACPAKLFVPTDDGGILFNYEQCFECGTCYQLCNSAGAITWTYPDGGHGVVFRKG
- a CDS encoding mycofactocin-associated electron transfer flavoprotein alpha subunit (Built with help from friend_finder, bracket5, and grep mycofactocin) encodes the protein MSELPDVLAVVVVRDGALPSGADEAAAECGGAVLLAGTGTRSAARALTAARTVWTSEVPRVALGALAAALAPVLRDVGVVLLPASPDGRDLAPRLAFCADRPLFAGATRCTPTHVELSRVDDRLAVEVRIDGPAVVTLEPGARGVPAPVPPPEPRDLPVELPEDVLDAETVAVLDPDPETVELTEASRILGAGAGLVRPGEDGTAVMRTLTEVAAALGASAGATRVVTDAGWADHDRQIGTTGVLVDPDLYVAFGVSGAPQHVGGLGRPQHVVSVNTDPSCPMTAMADLGIVADAPEVLRELARRLDGAADER
- a CDS encoding FAD-dependent oxidoreductase; translation: MSVERVDAVVVGAGPAGSAAALELARAGRSVVLLERGPFPGSKNVYGGVVHGRVLDEVLPNWWEEVPVQRWVTRRSTVVLTDTQALSVDFRTQDWAHAPHNGMTTYRADFDSWLAGKAVAAGAQLVTSTVATELLREGGRVVGVRTDRPDGDIRAEVVIACDGVNSFLAKQAGLLPTTDPEHHTLGVKETLALPRRSIEERFGLRGDEGADFEVLGCTGGIPGGGFLYTNRDTVSIGVVLSLTGLAESGRRPEDVLADFKAHPAIAPYLRGSELEEYSAHLIPEGGYRSMPPLSTDGMLIAGDAAAMCLAAGIWLEGVNFAIGSGLAAGRAAADAIAAGSRDLSGYRTRLEDGFVLTDHQNLQRAPRLVLSDRVQRQYPKLLCDLAQEVFTVRNPEPKPGLRKLFRRTIARHGLRLRDLAADAWAGFRTFG
- the mftE gene encoding mycofactocin biosynthesis peptidyl-dipeptidase MftE; protein product: MTDLADLTWPDLAAPALLAVPVGATEQHGPHLPLTVDTEIAVALCRRLARARPVLVAPPVAYGSSGEHAGFPGTLSIGRRAVELLLVELVRSADAHAGVVLVSAHGGNAEPVGRAVRTLRAEGRRVLAWSPPGRPDDTHAGRTETSVMLALRPAAVHLDRAEPGVTAPLPDLLPTLRAGGLAAVTPNGVLGDPRGASPEEGERTLAGWTTALTAAVDAWTCDNAEGGG
- a CDS encoding mycofactocin system FadH/OYE family oxidoreductase 2, with amino-acid sequence MSEYRYLFSPLRLGPLTLRNRIVFSAHLTNYAHDGLPTEQHAAYYAARAAGGAGLVITEEHSTHPTDWPYEKLIHGFRPEVVPGYRQITEAVHAHDVPVLAQLNHNGGQASSMYSRLPVWAPSPVPDPMFREVPKAIDAHEIAEVVAGYGTVAGHCADGGFDGVELQCSHSSIVRGFLSPATNTRTDAYGGALANRARILLEIIDVVREAIGPERALGVRLCGDELIEGGTTIDEAVEVARMVEATGKVDYINTSIGVATATLHMIEASMTVPPGYALFIANALRRAVDLPVVGVGRIKDPAQAERALEEGHCDLVGVVRGQIADPDFAAKARSGHRNDIRTCLSCNQECVGRMGLNRWLGCIENPRTGKEATALPVPGVRKRVLVVGGGPAGLQAAATAAERGHHVTLFERAPTTGGQVAVAASVPSRAEFLDVVRNLRAECERNGVDVKTGVSATAEMLREEHPDVVVLATGARPQPVHWAGGADRVVDVRDVLERRAEPTGDVLVVDELGFHQAASVAEWLADRGCRVQITTPGMVVCQDLGVTLDMETFQLRAHAKGIGQRTDEVVVSAVGEPGGVVLQVLKHTTGETTEERFDWVVCAVHQEPEDELWHALKGSAFAVHRVGDCVTPRRAHAAVVEGHRVAVGL